The Tenacibaculum sp. MAR_2010_89 sequence AGCGTAAAAACTCTGGTAAGTTGTATAATTTAATAATACATCTTTTATAAAACCTTCTTCAATAGCTTGTTTCATCGAATATAAATGAAACGCTCTATATTTAGTTTTACCATCTTGTTCAAATGGTTCTCCAAATAATTCTAAGGTTTTGTTTTTAGGTGTTGCTGTAAAAGCAAAATAACTAGCATTAGGTAATAGTTTTCGAGCTTTTATCATTGCTCTTATAAAATCTTCTCCAGTTACTTCATTACTTTCAGTTTCATCATAATCTTCTAACTCTTTCTCCAACTCTGCTTCATCAGAAACTTTAGCAAGTGTTTCGTTTAATTTACGAGCCATTTGACCACTTAAACTACTATGTGCTTCATCTATTATAATACCAAAATTATTACTAGGTAAATTGCCAATATCCTCAACAATGTATGGGAATTTTTGAATGGTAGTAATAATAATTTTCTTTCCTTCTTCCAAGGCTGTTTTTAGTTGTTTACTACCTTCTGTAATTGCAGCTACTACACCTTTTACTTGCTGATATTGTTTTATATTTTCTCGTATCTGCTTATCTAAAACTCTACGGTCTGTAATTACTATAACAGAATCAAAAATAGTTTTAGTTCCTGCTTTATCGTGTAATCCTACCAGTTGATGAGCTAACCAAGAGATAGAATTACTCTTTCCAGAGCCAGCTGAATGTTGAATTAAATATTTTTGTCCAGCTCCTTTTTCTTGTGCATTTCTTAAAATTTTCGATACGGCAGTTAATTGGTGGAAACGAGGGAAAATAAGTTTTTTAGTTTTCTTTATTTTCTTCTTTCCACTAGCATCTTTATATTCTTTTTCTTCAGTAATTAACTTTGCATAATTTTGTAAAATATTGGTAAGTTTATCTTTAGTTAAAATTTCTTTCCAAAGATAATCTGTTTTTATACCTCCATTTGGTTCATTTCCAGCTCCATTATTACAACCTTTATTAAAAGGTAAAAAATAAGAGCTTTCGCCTTTTAATTGTGTACACATCCAAACCTCTTCAGTATCAACAGCAAAATTGACCACCATTCTTCCTAAACGAAATAATTCTTCATTTGGGTTACGGTCTGTTTTATATTGCTTAATAGCATGTTTTACATTTTGCTTGGTTAGTTCATTTTTTAACTCAAAGCTAATAATTGGTAAACCATTGATAAAAGTAACTATATCTAAAGAGTTTTTATTTTTACTAGAATAATAAACTTGTCTCATTACGGAAAACAAATTAGCATCATATAACTCTTTTGCTTTCTTATTATAAGTAGAGACAGGTTTATCGTAAAACAAACGAATTTTAGTATCCGTAAAACCATCGGTAACTCCTTTACGCAATACCTCAATAATACCTTTAAGTTTTATTTGGTCGTTAATACGTTTGATTATTTTTTGTTGATATAATTCTTTGTGATAGCGTTTTAGTTTTTCTATTGCTTTAGGTTGCGTAGTTTCCAAAAACTGGAATAAAATATCTGTATCGACGCAGTTTACATTATCATAATTTTTTGATGTGCGTAATACATAACCATTTGTATTAATTAAATAGTCTACAATATGTTTTTCAAAACCATTTTCTTTGGTGTTAGTTCTTTTAATCATTGTTAATTAGGGGACTTATAATTTATAGTTTCTTCAGCGACCATTGCTAAAGGTTTTTCAGTTTCGGGTATTTTAAATTCTCTAACGTCTATCTTACCTGTAACCACTTCTGCTATTATAGCATTTTTATATTCCACTACCATGTCTATTTCTTTATTTATGGAAGCAATAATTTTATCTATTTTATTAAGTTCATCATCTATGTAATTAGCTATTTGATTTTGCTCTTCTAACGGTACGTTTGGAAAGTAACTATTTTTTATATCATTATAGTTAAGAGTTTGTCTTACTCCAGAACCAAATGTTTTCATAAATAGAATATCAAATACGTGTAATAACCACTTTAAATACCTTTTATTTAGATTTTCATTGGCTTGAAGAACTATGTAACCTGAACTTACAACAACATCTTTATCAGAGAGTGCAGTTCTAAGGCTTTTAAGGTCAAAATTTAAGTTCAATGGGTTTATTAAAAATTCACCTTTTAATAGTTCCTGATAAGCTGCTTTGGTTTCAATAGGTACTTTTTTATCATCTTTATAAACAACATTTCCAAAACTAATTGAACCACAGTTTAGGTCTGGATTTGAGGTTTTCTTTTTATGAGATAGAATATGTTTTATTTTAATTGTGTCCCAGTTCTCAGGAGTCGACCCCAACCATTGAATGTTACTTGTTTTCATTCTAACATTTTCATCTAGTCCATTTGTTATTGTCTTTATAACCTTGGAAGATTTAAGTTCATTTAACCTTGAAATAGTCTTCTCTTTTTTGGCTATAAAGCGTTCTATTTTTTCTAGTTTGTATTCTAGAAAATTAGCAATAGTATTCTGCTCTTTCAAAGAGACTTTCGGAAAATAACTGTTTTTGATATGAGTGTAACTGAGTGTTTGTCTTACTCCAGACCCCAATGTTTTCATATAAGAAACGTCAAATACGTGTAATAACCACTTTAAATACCTTTTATTTAGATTCTCATTGGCTTGAAGAACTATGTAACCTGAACTTACAACAACATCTTTATCAGAGAGTGCAGTTCTAAGGCTTTTAAGGTCAAAATTTAAGTTCAATGGGTTTATTAAAAATTCACCTTTTAATAGTTCTTGATAAGCTGCTTTGGTTTCAATAGGTACTTTTTTATCATCTTTATAAACAACATTTCCAAAACTAATTGAACCACAGTTTAGGTTTGGATTTGAGGTTTTCTTTTTATGAGATAGAATATGTTTTATTTTACAAACTTCCCAATGTTCAGGAATTTTGTCAAGCCAATCAATGTCAACTTTTTTATATTTTAAATATTTCTCCATTAAGATATAATTTCTTTTAATAAACCATCAGTTTCCTTTTCTAGTTTTATTATATCTAATGTAATGTCATAGGTGCTTCTTATGTTTTTATATTCAAAAAAATATTTAGTAAATGGAATTTCGTAGCCAATTTTAATTTTCTTTTTATCATACCAAGCATCTTCGGTAAAGGGTAATACCTCACGAGCAAAATAATCGTCAATATTTTCAGTGATAGGAACATTTTCAAAATCTTTTAATTCTTTGTTAGATTTTGGATTACCATATTTATCATTTATAATAGAGCCATTTTCGTCTTTTTCTGGTTGATGTATGGTTATCTGATAAAAACCAAAATCTTCATTATTAAATATTTTTGAGTATTCATTTTCTTCAAATTCAAAATAAAGATTTTGAATATCTAAAATATGATTAGGGGACAATTCTACTTTTTTATCTCCTAATCCTTTACGCATTTTATCATAAAACACTGTTGAAGTAGCATTAATTAACTGTACTTTATTTTTACGTTTCTGACTTTTGTTATTGCTTAATATCCATAAGTAAGTTGCAATACCAGTATTATAAAACATATCATTGGGAAGTTGTATAATACATTCTAAAAAATCGTTTTCCAAAATGTATTGTCGTATGCCACTTTCGCCACTTCCTGCATCTCCTGTTATTAAAGCTGACGCATTATGTACAGATGCAATTCTACTACCACCATCTTTAGGGGATTTCATTTTAGATAACATATGTAACATAAACATTAACTGCCCATCACCACTACGAGATGTTAAGCATTTTCTTTCTAATTCACCTTTAAAGTTTTTAATTTCTAGATTAAAACGAGTATCTTTTATTTCTATTTTCTTACCAACTCCTTCGTTTAATTCTTTTTGGTCTTCTTTCCAACTTGTACCATATGGAGGGTTGGTAAGCATAAAATTAAACTTTAAGTTAGGGTCAAAACCATATTTACTAAGTGTAGAGCCAAATTGTATTTTATCTGGGTCTTCTCCTTTTAATAACATATCCGATTTACAAACGGCATACATTTCTCCAGTATTTTCTTGCCCATATAGATGAAAGCTTGCCTTTGACTTTATTTCACCTTCAGGATTGGTTGCATACTTTTTAGATTGTGTAAGCATTGCTCCAGAACCAGCACATGGGTCATATACCAAATATGTTCCTTTTTGTATTTTATCTTTTACAGGTAGATACACCAAGTGAGTCATCAACTCTATGATTTCTCTAGGGGTAAAATGTCGTCCTGCTGCTGCATTAGTTTTTTCATTAAACCTACGAATCAGGTCTTCAAACATATAACCCATTGCCATAGGAGATATTTTTTCTGGACTTAACTCAACTTTAGGACTACAAAATTTTTCTAATAATGAAAAAGTAATTCCCGTAGATTCAAAAGTATCTAATTGGTTACGAAATTTAAATTTTTGAATAATGTCTTGGACATTTTCAGAAAAACCATTTAAATAATCTAAAAAATTAGCATCAATGTTATTAGGGTCTTCTAATAACATTTTCATTGTGTATGGTGAAGTATTATAAAATTCTAATCCAGAACCATGGTCTTTACTGGTTAAAATCCCAGTAAGATTGTCCATTTTACTTTTAAATTCGTTGTGGGTTTTAAGTACTTTGTCTTTTGTTGGCTCTAAAGCCAAATCTAAACGTCTTAAAACCGTCATGGGTAAAATAACGTCTTGGTATTGGTTTTCTAAATATTTGTTTATTAATACATCATCTGCAACTGTCCAGATGAAGTTTATAATTGGCTGTAGACTTTGTGTATCTAAATTCATTTTTTATCCTTCGATTCTACTAAAAGTTCTTTGGCTTCAATGCCTAATATTTCTCCAATTCTATAAAGGTCTTCAATACTAGGTTGTCTTCTGTTTTGAGCGTATGAGTTTACCATATTGTAACTTTTACCCAATTGTTTAGCCAACCAAATTTGCTTAATTCCTTTTTTCTCTAAAACCTCTTTTATACGGTTCATTTTTGAATTGTTGTATTCAAAGTACAAAGTAATAATTTTATTTAAAAACATCTCACAAAATGAGTATAAAATGAATCGTTATATTTAAATTCATTGACTATTAAATTATGTTGCAACCTCATTTATTAATAACATATGAATTTCGAAGAAAAACACCAATACTTAGTCAAAAACATTTATGATGGACTAACAAATCTAAATACTGGTTTTGATAGTCCATACATTTATTATTTTAATGAATCAGATTTTGAAATTATTTTGGATAGAGTCGAAAAACATAATATTACTATATCAGGAATTGAGCCATGGAAAAATGGCGAATACTACGATGTTAGAGTTATGGAAGAGTACCCTGATGATAAGCTATGGTATAGAAAGGTTTTTGAAGATTATAAAGCTTTAAAAGAGAATTTTCAATACGCAGCTAGTTATTTATTACCAAGTAAATAAATAATATCTTATTTTTTTTCTTCAAACTTTAATAATTCTGAAGGGTGCATTAAAAATGCATCAGCTATTCTTTTAAGCATAGATATTTTCATTTCTTGTTTACCTAATTCATATTTACGAAGGTTTTGTGCATCTATACCAGCTTTAAAAGCTATTTCTTCAATAGGTATATTTTTCTCATTTCTTAATTTTCTTATGTGTTTTCCTAATTCAATACAGAACTCTGGAATTTCACGTTTTCGTGTTCGTTTATCCATGAAACAAATCTGCACACAAGAAACCAAAAACAACCAATTGTAATCAATGGGTTGTTTGTAACCTTTTTTGATTATTTTTGCATAAATAATATAACATATAAATTATGAAAAGAACATTAATAGCCAATAAACTAATTTTGTTTATTACCATTTTTTCTAACTTAATTTCATATAGTCAAGAAAAAATAAGATTTATTAATCTAAAAAAATTGAATAGTACTATCTATGAGAAATCAACTAAAGATACAGAACTACCTGATTTTACCTATCCTATAACTGATGAAAATTATTTAGAGAGTATAAAGGATACATTAGCTATTTATAATGAAAAATTAATAGTATTTAAACGTATAGAAGATTTAGAAGAATTGGTTGGTAACTTTCAGCAGCTTAAACTAAACACAAATTCCAAAAAAGAAAGAAAAAAACTTCTGGAAAGGTCATTTAAAATCTATGAACAAAACAAACAAAAAAGGTTAGATTTTTCTCCATTAAAAATAGAGAAATCTGAATTTAAACCTTCTCTTTTTGGTTATTCTTATAATTCAGATGACATAATTTTAAAAACCAAAAAAGTAATTAAGTTTCTGAACGAAAGAGTTATTATTAAGCATAATAAAGAAATACAAGAAAAAATAAGAAATGCTAAAAATAATTTGAGTCAAGGTTTAATTAAGTCATTACCTAAAATAAATAGAAAACTCCAAACTTTAAAAGAAAATACTGATTTAGAGACTATAAAGGGAGAGTATACTCATAAAGGCGTGATATATGTATCTTATAAAAATGATTATTTTAACAAAAGATATAAAGGAGAAATAGTTAATTCTTACATACAAGGGAGTACATATACATATGAATATTATAAAAATATAAATGGTGATGGAAAAGATGTTTATATACGTGACTTTAGATATCCTAAAGAATTTACTATTGAAGCTAATGTTTATAAAACTATATCTGAAGGAGCAAAACAAATGGGTGGTACATTTAATATTACTGCCTTAGATTGGACTATAAAGCTAAAAAATGGGAAAAAGATTAATGTTACAAAGGATATTTATAATGCTTTAGAAGCTAAAAATTATAAATACATTCTAAATAAATCAAAGATACCGTCGAAAGTTAAGTACTATTTAAAACAAGCTACCCCATATTTAAAAACAATGTATAATGGGATTTTAGCTCATAAAAATTGGACATTAACAAAAGCCAAGAAAACTTCATGGATAAATGCTACGAAAAAAGTAAAATTGATTGATAAAAAAATTAGAGCTTTATATGATAATAATGAAGATAATTATTATGATTTTCAAAAATTACTTGATACAAAAACGATAGAAGACAAAACCTATTTTGACACCGTCCTTAATAACTCCAAAAAAATATTAGGGATTATCTAGCTAATTTTAATACTATATTTTAAAAGCCATCTTTTTAAAGATGGTTTTTTTGGGTTTAAACGATTTTAAATAAAAACAAATAAAGACCTGAAAGACAAATACTTAACCTTGTGTTTGATTTATTTAAGCATCACTATAAACCTTCAGTTCTGACAAAAAAATAAAAACTTCGTTATATTGATGTAGAAGGATATTCAAAGTGAATATTCATTAAAAATATTTTATATGAATAAAATAATTATAAAAGCAAATCAAGAAAAAACAATTTTAGATTACGATGTCAAATTCTTTTCAGATTACCATCCAAGGTTTACTAATAAGTATGGAGAAAGAGAAAGAAAAACTATTTATTCTCAACAACCCTTGAAAGAAAGATTTATTACAGCAAATAATAAAATAAACGAACGTTGTAATTATAATGGTAAAAAAGGAAAAGACGAGACTATTAATGGTATATATGCCCATCTTTCTTTAAATGAACTTGTATATGCTATCAATAAATCTTCTGCAAAAAATCACTATTTCATTTTTAAAAAGAAAGAAAAAGGAGAAATTATAAAAGGACATGGGCTTTGCATATCTAAATTACTTCTACAGGGAGGTATAAGTCCTATCAAGAATTCCATTGGTAATGGTTCTCCGTTTTTATTTTACGATATTGATGTAAAAAGTCAATTAGATAAAAAAGAGAATATTACTCTATACTCAGAAGATGGCAAACCAAATGCTTTGAACAAGAATGTTTTTGATTTTATGAAGTCTATATCACTTATAACAGCCCGTTCGTCAAGTGGTCTAGGAATTTGTGGAGTTCTATACTGTCCTTTCTTGGAAAATATTAATAATAATAATTTACATAAAGAAATAGGTATAACAGTTTATCGTTTTATAAATGAGAACTTAAACCCTCCAACTCAAATTGAATTTGATGAAGCACAAGCCCAATTTACACAAGGAAGGATGTTTCCTGTTCAACTTTCTAATACTACTAATGCTGACTGGGATAGGGTTGAACTAAATAAGGAAGCTTTAGAATTTGATGTGGAACTTACACATAACGAAGAAAGTTTTAATAAGGAAACTATTAAAAAAAATAGTTTAGCAAAGACATCTGAAAAAAAGGAAAGTAAAATATTAAATTTAAATAATAGTTTTAGCTCTGAATTTGACAATAAAAAAAATGTAAAATTATTTAATCAAAGAATTAAATGTTCATACTTATTAAATATTAGTGAGTATTATGAGTATGTATGTATTAATAATAGTGGGTTCGAAGTTTACCAAAAAGTAGGAAAAAATAATAAGTCGGTAAATGTTAATCCAGAAAGGAATTTCTTTACTTGTTTTACAGGTAGTTTAAATGGGTATACTCCATTCCATTTATACGCACAACTTTTTTTTAAAGGTGACTTTAAAAAAACATATTTTTCATTGGAAAAACAACTAGAATACGAAAAAATAGTAGATGATAATTATTGGTTAGACTATTTAGAACCTTTATCTGTGATATACAATTGGCAGGAGATTATAGAAATATTAAACTCTAGTTATAAGTACTCTGATATATATTTATCTGAAGATGGAGTAATAAAATCCAGAAGTAAAAGTCTTGTAGATATTTTAGGTATAGATGAAAGAGATATTACTAACTCACTTCATTTATTATTAAAAACTAGAGGTTTCGAATATCCTATATTTGATATTTTAAATGACAAAAATATTACTTCAGACTTAAAAATAAACAAGTATTTAAGTCCTGAATTGATAATAAATAATTGTATAGAATTCATAAATTATGTTTTCTCTCCTTGTGGTACAGGTAAGACAACTACTTTTTTAGGAAGTCAAGAAACTAATATTAATGGAATATCTAAAAATAACAGTGTACTATTCATAGTTCCTAGAAAACTTATGGTAGAGCAACAATCTAAAAGCTGCAAAAAAAGCCATAATATTATTTCTTCTACTGGAGATGAACAATTAGGTTTCGACATTAATACAGAATACATTTCTTCAATAGGAAATAATGTAAACAAACTTTTTGATAATAAAAACAAATTAAGGTCAGTTATAACCACATATGACCAATTTGTAAATATTCCTAATTCAATAATAAATGAGTATGATTATGTAGTTTTGGATGAAGCTCACCTGTTAGCATCTGATGATTTTAGAGAAGCAATATCAGAAACTTATTTAAAATTAAAGGAGTCGCATAATAATAGAAATGTAAAGTATATTTTATTGTCAGCAACTCCTAGTATGGAGGTATTTACACTTAAAGAATATTTTAAAAATAATTTTAAAATATTAAATATTAAAAAAAACGAAGATTTAAAGCCTTGTGTTTTAATTAATGGAATAGATGGAATTTCTAAAGAGAAAAAAGGGCTTTTAATTTTTAAGCAAATTTTAAATGATATTTCAGAAAATCGAAAAGCAATTATTTTCTGTGAGAATAAAGAAAAAATAATTCACAAGATAAATGCATTCAAAAGTTATTGTGACTCAATATGTCAATCAACACCTACTATTGGAATTATAAGTGCTGATTCTAAAGAAATGAATGCATATAAACAAATTGTTAATAATGAGTATTTAGAGCCTAAAGTAACTTTTACAACCTCTGTTCTAAATGTAGGAGTAAACATCACCAAAGGTACAGAAGGAGGAGCAAGTTTTTTCTTTGATTTTAGCTCAACTGCACACCATACTTCTGCATGCAGTTTATTACAACTAATGTTTAGGAATAGAAATAAAAAAACAAAAGTTCATTGTTATGCTGAAGTTTTTAAAGTCGATGATAGAAAATTAAAAACTAATTTAGTAGATAGGTTTAATAATTTTAAAAAAAATAAATTATATGAAAATGAAAGTATCAAAAAGAGATATAAGTTTAGTGAAGTGAAATTAAAGACTCAGAATCAAGTATCTGAAACCTATATAGCAACATCAGATTTAGAGAAAAACACTAAAATAGAACAAAAATCTTTAGGTAGTTTTGTTAACTTAGCCGTTAAAAATGGGTGTTATATTGATTATACCTACAAAACGATAGAGCCTGAAAAAGGTATTAAAAGTGATAATATTATAAATTCTTTGGTTTATAATATTCTAAAACAACTTTTGGAAATTAAAACAAATAATAGAATTAAATTAATTAATTTAAGTGAATTTAACAATGAATTAATTACCCCAGAAATTTCTATTGCTAAA is a genomic window containing:
- a CDS encoding type I restriction endonuclease subunit R, producing MIKRTNTKENGFEKHIVDYLINTNGYVLRTSKNYDNVNCVDTDILFQFLETTQPKAIEKLKRYHKELYQQKIIKRINDQIKLKGIIEVLRKGVTDGFTDTKIRLFYDKPVSTYNKKAKELYDANLFSVMRQVYYSSKNKNSLDIVTFINGLPIISFELKNELTKQNVKHAIKQYKTDRNPNEELFRLGRMVVNFAVDTEEVWMCTQLKGESSYFLPFNKGCNNGAGNEPNGGIKTDYLWKEILTKDKLTNILQNYAKLITEEKEYKDASGKKKIKKTKKLIFPRFHQLTAVSKILRNAQEKGAGQKYLIQHSAGSGKSNSISWLAHQLVGLHDKAGTKTIFDSVIVITDRRVLDKQIRENIKQYQQVKGVVAAITEGSKQLKTALEEGKKIIITTIQKFPYIVEDIGNLPSNNFGIIIDEAHSSLSGQMARKLNETLAKVSDEAELEKELEDYDETESNEVTGEDFIRAMIKARKLLPNASYFAFTATPKNKTLELFGEPFEQDGKTKYRAFHLYSMKQAIEEGFIKDVLLNYTTYQSFYALLKKIEDDPEYDKKRAQKKLKAYVEAHDHAIKKKSILMIEHFINNVIRKKKMQGKAKAMVVTSSRAKAVEYKHAFDTYLKSINSPYKAIVGFSGEVDGETESSLNSFPSGDIPEEFEKDEYKFLLVANKFQTGFDQPLLHTMYVDKKLGGVNAVQTLSRLNRSHPLKKDTFVLDFANSSDEIRKAFSPYFESTILGEGTDPNKLFDLQDALDNFQVYSREQIEEFSNKILANVPIDQLHAILDQSSTIYRGELDEEEQADFRAKVKTYVRLYIFLSQIVDFENAYLERLYIFLNHLQNKLVTDVEPDLSQGVLDNIDMDSYRLQLEATSNIAMEQGEDLKAIPTEMRGSVNEPEIDQLSNIIKSFNERYGTEFEDADKVRQMAESVVNGVAKNEDMLNSIHHSDEQNARITSDKIAQEELLKHITTNFDFYKIINDNAEAKEEFNAMVFNMVKDLMRKTV
- a CDS encoding restriction endonuclease subunit S, producing MEKYLKYKKVDIDWLDKIPEHWEVCKIKHILSHKKKTSNPNLNCGSISFGNVVYKDDKKVPIETKAAYQELLKGEFLINPLNLNFDLKSLRTALSDKDVVVSSGYIVLQANENLNKRYLKWLLHVFDVSYMKTLGSGVRQTLSYTHIKNSYFPKVSLKEQNTIANFLEYKLEKIERFIAKKEKTISRLNELKSSKVIKTITNGLDENVRMKTSNIQWLGSTPENWDTIKIKHILSHKKKTSNPDLNCGSISFGNVVYKDDKKVPIETKAAYQELLKGEFLINPLNLNFDLKSLRTALSDKDVVVSSGYIVLQANENLNKRYLKWLLHVFDILFMKTFGSGVRQTLNYNDIKNSYFPNVPLEEQNQIANYIDDELNKIDKIIASINKEIDMVVEYKNAIIAEVVTGKIDVREFKIPETEKPLAMVAEETINYKSPN
- a CDS encoding class I SAM-dependent DNA methyltransferase, with protein sequence MNLDTQSLQPIINFIWTVADDVLINKYLENQYQDVILPMTVLRRLDLALEPTKDKVLKTHNEFKSKMDNLTGILTSKDHGSGLEFYNTSPYTMKMLLEDPNNIDANFLDYLNGFSENVQDIIQKFKFRNQLDTFESTGITFSLLEKFCSPKVELSPEKISPMAMGYMFEDLIRRFNEKTNAAAGRHFTPREIIELMTHLVYLPVKDKIQKGTYLVYDPCAGSGAMLTQSKKYATNPEGEIKSKASFHLYGQENTGEMYAVCKSDMLLKGEDPDKIQFGSTLSKYGFDPNLKFNFMLTNPPYGTSWKEDQKELNEGVGKKIEIKDTRFNLEIKNFKGELERKCLTSRSGDGQLMFMLHMLSKMKSPKDGGSRIASVHNASALITGDAGSGESGIRQYILENDFLECIIQLPNDMFYNTGIATYLWILSNNKSQKRKNKVQLINATSTVFYDKMRKGLGDKKVELSPNHILDIQNLYFEFEENEYSKIFNNEDFGFYQITIHQPEKDENGSIINDKYGNPKSNKELKDFENVPITENIDDYFAREVLPFTEDAWYDKKKIKIGYEIPFTKYFFEYKNIRSTYDITLDIIKLEKETDGLLKEIIS
- a CDS encoding helix-turn-helix domain-containing protein, whose protein sequence is MNRIKEVLEKKGIKQIWLAKQLGKSYNMVNSYAQNRRQPSIEDLYRIGEILGIEAKELLVESKDKK
- a CDS encoding helix-turn-helix domain-containing protein, giving the protein MDKRTRKREIPEFCIELGKHIRKLRNEKNIPIEEIAFKAGIDAQNLRKYELGKQEMKISMLKRIADAFLMHPSELLKFEEKK
- a CDS encoding DEAD/DEAH box helicase, which encodes MNKIIIKANQEKTILDYDVKFFSDYHPRFTNKYGERERKTIYSQQPLKERFITANNKINERCNYNGKKGKDETINGIYAHLSLNELVYAINKSSAKNHYFIFKKKEKGEIIKGHGLCISKLLLQGGISPIKNSIGNGSPFLFYDIDVKSQLDKKENITLYSEDGKPNALNKNVFDFMKSISLITARSSSGLGICGVLYCPFLENINNNNLHKEIGITVYRFINENLNPPTQIEFDEAQAQFTQGRMFPVQLSNTTNADWDRVELNKEALEFDVELTHNEESFNKETIKKNSLAKTSEKKESKILNLNNSFSSEFDNKKNVKLFNQRIKCSYLLNISEYYEYVCINNSGFEVYQKVGKNNKSVNVNPERNFFTCFTGSLNGYTPFHLYAQLFFKGDFKKTYFSLEKQLEYEKIVDDNYWLDYLEPLSVIYNWQEIIEILNSSYKYSDIYLSEDGVIKSRSKSLVDILGIDERDITNSLHLLLKTRGFEYPIFDILNDKNITSDLKINKYLSPELIINNCIEFINYVFSPCGTGKTTTFLGSQETNINGISKNNSVLFIVPRKLMVEQQSKSCKKSHNIISSTGDEQLGFDINTEYISSIGNNVNKLFDNKNKLRSVITTYDQFVNIPNSIINEYDYVVLDEAHLLASDDFREAISETYLKLKESHNNRNVKYILLSATPSMEVFTLKEYFKNNFKILNIKKNEDLKPCVLINGIDGISKEKKGLLIFKQILNDISENRKAIIFCENKEKIIHKINAFKSYCDSICQSTPTIGIISADSKEMNAYKQIVNNEYLEPKVTFTTSVLNVGVNITKGTEGGASFFFDFSSTAHHTSACSLLQLMFRNRNKKTKVHCYAEVFKVDDRKLKTNLVDRFNNFKKNKLYENESIKKRYKFSEVKLKTQNQVSETYIATSDLEKNTKIEQKSLGSFVNLAVKNGCYIDYTYKTIEPEKGIKSDNIINSLVYNILKQLLEIKTNNRIKLINLSEFNNELITPEISIAKSPNKLEDGQEFYECQYNPSLKSIEEKITRCFNFLKIKYGSRNKVKNVLNFILNDKKNKKRLDRKLINYIDTLKIIEKESIISKILLSEIERLEDFSKKKMEYILETKIPSKILSILDDEITNTNLENIHLDLVKNKNFRESFEEYIIGETNKTFKALFLTKEEQKKFTLTEKMILNIEKEKNITEEDFRDILIKLNLNNSIIEENIFDALSHKLSLNYTGVTLDKFKAEFNTSLKDYFNDELHENELLLSEFIDVYRDKLIEFKSQTENKRSNFAYAIIDNKTKEVFLAKSLKLLHSKLLEKGILDKMLSLESYDYTKINNFKKKEKTNQCMNFTVYRKIPLNEINELVL